In Leishmania braziliensis MHOM/BR/75/M2904 complete genome, chromosome 29, a genomic segment contains:
- a CDS encoding putative high mobility group protein homolog tdp-1 yields the protein MSGLPNGTIPADLEKSMLEIMHDVGLSTLSKNTLRRRLEAKYNMDFTPLTAEVDRLVGKLMTTPEIQRELAKIQKEKEDVSARRSKRGRSASSAKKSNEKASKRDKKKKPDDYPKGALSPYIIFVNENREKLKAQNPDMKNTELLAEMGNLWKKISEAEKSRYQKLSDEDKLRYDREMAAYIARGGAVFKRGGKKAKAVKEKDPKAPKRALTAYFFFASDYRSKHADVPAKQQMTEAGAAWGKMSADEKKPYEELAAKDKKRYEAECAARGSKPSLPKTADSASSSSADSSSSDSDESD from the coding sequence ATGTCTGGTTTGCCCAACGGCACCATCCCAGCTGACTTGGAGAAGTCCATGCTGGAGATCATGCACGATGTCGGTCTCAGCACACTGAGCAAGAACACTCTACGCCGGCGTCTGGAGGCCAAGTACAACATGGACTTTACGCCGCTCACTGCAGAGGTAGACCGGTTAGTGGGCAAACTGATGACGACTCCTGAAATTCAGCGGGAGCTGGCCAAGATtcagaaggaaaaggaggacgTCAGCGCCCGCCGCTCGAAGCGtgggcgcagcgccagcagcgccaagaaGTCCAATGAGAAGGCAAGTAAGCGTGATAAGAAGAAGAAGCCGGACGACTACCCCAAAggcgccctctctccgtaCATCATTTTTGTGAACGAGAATCGAGAGAAGTTAAAGGCGCAAAACCCTGATATGAAGAACACCGAGCTCCTTGCGGAGATGGGCAACTTGTGGAAGAAGATTTctgaggcagagaagagccGCTATCAGAAGCTCTCAGATGAGGACAAGCTGCGTTACGATCGCGAGATGGCGGCTTATATCGctcgcggcggtgctgtctTCAAGCGCGGTGGCAAGAAGGCAAAGGCTGTGAAGGAGAAGGATCCTAAAGCACCGAAGCGTGCACTGACCGCGTACTTCTTCTTTGCCAGCGACTACCGTTCCAAGCACGCCGACGTAcctgcgaagcagcagatgACCGAGGCCGGCGCGGCGTGGGGCAAGATGTCTGCCGATGAGAAGAAGCCGTACGAGGAGCTGGCTGCGAAAGACAAGAAGCGGTACGAGGCGGAGTGCGCAGCTCGCGGCTCAAAGCCCTCACTGCCGAAAACTGCCGActctgcgtcgtcgtcttcggcAGActcaagcagcagcgactcggACGAGAGCGACTAG
- a CDS encoding putative guanine deaminase, translating into MPVQAFVGTIFETPDRNTLNIIQDALVVVQDGTIEQVINPATDAAAYARAAEEASAAGHLTRLKKGQYLIPGLIDVHVHAPQWPQLGTRLDMSLEMWLQQYTFPLEARYKDLEFAEKSYSSLVSALLANGTTTAAYFASIHVEASVLLARICLEKGQRAVVGRVAMDLGDQCPEYYRDASPQESVAQSETFVQQVRALKGNTDGLVLPSVVPRFIPSCTDEALRGLGELAKKYDCHVQTHCSESTWEHNYVIERYGKHDALVLDSFGLVTRRTVLAHSNYLSTEDMQLIKERGAAVGHCPLSNFYFSGAVFPLKKALSMGVHVGMGTDISGGPSASLFDACRHALTAGRALECGTDPCLSATERSQHRGARVSSVEAFFVATANGGISLDLKVGRIAPGYMFDVLMIDTTLPKSSLMVFEGIDTLEDIFQKIVYTAAPHNIVQTYVNGRLVSQH; encoded by the coding sequence ATGCCTGTACAGGCATTTGTGGGAACCATATTTGAGACCCCGGACCGAAACACGTTAAACATTATCCAGGATGCCCTGGTTGTGGTGCAAGACGGCACAATTGAGCAAGTGATCAATCCAGCAACCGATGCTGCAGCCTATGCAAGGGCAGCCGAGGAGGCTTCGGCCGCTGGGCACCTCACTCGTCTCAAGAAAGGCCAGTACCTGATTCCTGGACTCATTGATGTGCACGTTCACGCGCCGCAGTGGCCACAGCTTGGTACGAGACTTGATATGAGTTTGGAGATGTGGCTACAGCAGTACACGTTTCCGTTGGAGGCGCGTTACAAGGATCTGGAGTTTGCGGAGAAGTCGTACAGCTCACTCGTGTCCGCGCTGCTAGCGAATGGCACGACAACTGCGGCGTACTTTGCGTCGATTCACGTAGAAGCCAGTGTGCTCCTTGCACGTATCTGCTTGGAGAAGGGACAGCGCGCAGTGGTAGGCCGCGTTGCAATGGACCTTGGTGATCAGTGTCCTGAGTACTACCGCGACGCCTCGCCGCAGGAGTCAGTGGCGCAGTCAGAGACCTttgtgcagcaggtgcgtGCGCTGAAGGGCAACACAGACGGCCTAGTGCTTCCTTCTGTAGTCCCTCGTTTCATTCCGAGTTGCACCGATGAGGCGCTGCGTGGACTGGGTGAGCTAGCAAAGAAGTACGACTGCCACGTGCAGACACACTGCTCCGAGAGTACTTGGGAGCACAACTATGTGATTGAGCGGTATGGCAAGCACGATGCCCTTGTCCTCGACAGCTTCGGACTTGTGACTCGACGGACCGTCTTGGCGCACTCCAACTACTTATCCACGGAGGACATGCAACTGATAAAGGAGCGCGGGGCAGCTGTGGGTCATTGCCCGCTGTCTAACTTCTACTTTTCAGGTGCCGTCTTCCCATTGAAAAAGGCTTTGAGCATGGGCGTGCATGTAGGGATGGGAACAGACATCTCTGGTGGCCCGAGCGCCTCGCTGTTCGACGCGTGCCGCCACGCGCTCACGGCGGGCCGCGCTTTGGAGTGCGGCACCGATCCGTGTCTGAGTGCCACGGAGCGCAGCCAGCACCGCGGCGCCCGCGTGAGCAGTGTGGAGGCCTTCTTTGTGGCTACCGCCAATGGTGGCATCTCCCTCGACTTGAAGGTCGGTCGTATCGCACCAGGCTACATGTTCGACGTATTGATGATCGACACTACACTTCCGAAGAGCAGCCTGATGGTCTTTGAGGGCATCGACACCCTGGAGGACATCTTCCAGAAGATTGTTTacaccgccgcgccgcacaaCATCGTGCAAACATACGTGAATGGGCGTCTGGTCTCACAGCACTGA